One genomic window of Enoplosus armatus isolate fEnoArm2 chromosome 19, fEnoArm2.hap1, whole genome shotgun sequence includes the following:
- the enpp5 gene encoding ectonucleotide pyrophosphatase/phosphodiesterase family member 5, whose amino-acid sequence MLGCLLRGGCSPLVCLWALLLPLVSLNLLSQRDSRDDRVRDRPKLLLLSFDGFRWDYIHRVPMPNFLTLMNEGVMVEQVESAYITKSFPNHYSLVTGLYAETHGIVANEMYDPAMNRSFSMETGSIYESRWWEEAVPLWVSIQKAGGRSGAAMWPGSDVKIHGMFPNQYLRYNASVSFETRVKRIIDWFSAPKEEAVDFGVLYWEEPDESGHKLGPQSSLMDDVIAGIDAKLGFLMNELKEAGLFEKVNLIVTSDHGMTQLSTDNIIELDVYVSRDLYTWVDKSPVVGILPEEGKLEDVYSKLVNANPNMVVYKKEDIPGHFHYQHNIRIMPILIEAKEGWTIVQNRTEPFKLGNHGYNNTLRSMQPVFVARGPAFRQKYVKTSMRSVDLYPLMCHILSIRPLPNNGSLLNVQDLLSVRPTPPTLSAPPRVNEYSYAPVMGSFLGVVMVLGFLVVYIRQVTLKQLPSLKHRSREMSQPLLQEDLHL is encoded by the exons ATGCTGGGCTGCTTGCTGCGAGGAGGCTGCAGTCCTCTGGTCTGCCTGTGggccctgctgctgcctctggtCTCCCTCAATCTCTTGAGCCAACGTGACAGCAGGGACGACAGAGTGAGGGACCGGCCAAAACTGCTGCTCCTATCCTTCGACGGCTTCCGTTGGGATTACATCCACCGGGTCCCGATGCCTAACTTCCTCACCCTCATGAACGAGGGCGTGATGGTGGAGCAAGTGGAGAGCGCTTATATCACCAAATCCTTCCCCAACCACTACAGCTTGGTGACGGGGCTGTACGCTGAGACGCATGGCATTGTGGCCAACGAGATGTATGACCCTGCAATGAACCGGTCTTTCTCCATGGAGACAGGCAGCATTTATGAATCACGGTGGTGGGAGGAGGCTGTGCCTCTCTGGGTGAGCATCCAGAAAGCTGGTGGGCGAAGCGGGGCGGCGATGTGGCCAGGGTCTGATGTGAAGATCCATGGCATGTTTCCCAATCAATACCTCAGGTACAATGCCTCAGTCTCCTTTGAAACCAGAGTGAAGCGGATTATTGATTGGTTCTCTGCACCCAAAGAAGAAGCGGTGGATTTTGGAGTTCTGTACTGGGAGGAGCCGGATGAGAGCGGGCACAAACTGGGACCTCAGAGCTCCCTTATGGATGATGTAATTGCAGGGATTGATGCGAAGCTCGGCTTCCTCATGAACGAGCTAAAGGAGGCGGGGCTGTTTGAGAAAGTCAACCTGATAGTGACCAGTGACCACGGGATGACGCAGCTTTCCACTGATAATATCATAGAGTTGGATGTGTACGTGAGCAGAGACCTGTACACCTGGGTGGATAAGAGTCCCGTGGTGGGAATACTGCCTGAAGAAG GGAAGCTTGAGGATGTGTATAGTAAGCTGGTGAATGCTAACCCGAACATGGTGGTGTACAAGAAGGAAGACATTCCCGGGCACTTCCATTATCAACATAACATCAGGATCATGCCCATCCTCATAGAGGCCAAAGAGGGCTGGACCATCGTGCAGAACAGGACCGAGCCCTTCAAGT TGGGAAACCACGGCTATAACAACACCTTACGCAGCATGCAGCCTGTGTTTGTGGCCCGTGGGCCAGCTTTTCGCCAGAAATACGTCAAGACCTCCATGCGCTCTGTTGACCTTTACCCTCTCATGTGCCACATCCTGTCCATCCGCCCTCTGCCAAACAACGGCTCCCTCTTAAATGTTCAGGACCTGCTGTCCGTGAGGCCAACTCCACCCACGCTCAGCGCCCCTCCCAGGGTCAACGAGTACTCCTACGCCCCCGTCATGGGCTCCTTCCTCGGTGTGGTGATGGTGCTGGGCTTTCTGGTGGTCTACATCAGACAAGTCACGCTCAAACAGCTGCCCTCACTAAAACACAGAAGCAGGGAGATGTCGCAGCCATTACTGCAAGAGGACTTGCACCTGTAG